The sequence AGTGAAGACCGCGCTGAGAGTGTTTAGAACAAATGAAAACGGAAATTCAGAAGAAGCGGCAAAGGCCACTGCTTTATTAAAACAAACCTATCTTCTTTTTCACCAGGCTGAAAAAAAATGATCCTGAACTAAAAGAAGTAGAGAAAAAAATTAATGAGAGTTTTTTGCAAGCGGCAAAAGATGCTTTTACTTTTTGCCAACCGGAACAATGGATAAGCTAGCCAAACAATTGCGAATTGTTTTAAATCTTTTAAAAAATCGAAGCTCGGATTTCTCAAACTCAAGATTGAGAAGGCTATCTTCAAATCGTCACTGTTGAGAAAAAACTCGTTTCTTGACAAGCTTTAAAGGAAAAATTCCCCATCAAAAGGGATGAGGAAAAATGGATATTGCGAATATGAGAATTTTTTACTTACCAATAAGAAAGAAATCTAATTGAAAAGGCAGTTCTCAAAAATTAAGCGTAAAAATTTATTTCAATCCAAAAAAATAGCCTTTCAAAGATGAAAGGCTATATCGTTATAAAATTTTATTTAATAATACACTTTAACTAGATGAAGATGAACAACTTAAGTATATTTCGTCACTGTCTCGCCTATTTCTTCGCGCCCTTGTTCGCCAATAAGTGCGGCAAATTGCTTGCCCAACGAACGGACAGCCAAGACCCAGAGGCCGATGACAATCATTAAAATGACAGCCATATAAACCTGAGTTTTGAGTTTATCTGCCTGACTTGCCCAAGCGCGATCAGACACCATCTATGACTGCCATTCTCTTTAATTTGCATTCATGACTTAAAGGAATAAAGGTCATCTCACGGGTTGAATCAAAAACAGAGTACTTATACGCTTTGTTCATGCACACTTGAGCGGCTCCAAAAAAGACGGTGCTTGTGATCAACATAATGACAGGGGTAATTAAAACCGCCCGTCCTAATCTTCCACTCTTCTATTCCTTCCTATTTCTTTAGCTGCTTATTGTGCTCGGTTTTTCGGCTCTGTTAGAATTATATTTCACAGAGCCACAACCGATCAGGCAAGCTAAATGAATGCTTTTCATCAAGCTTATATAAAACCGCAAAAGACCTTTCCCGGTATTTACCCATAAGGGAAAATTTCCCTTAGAGGGTAAAGACTATGAATACAGAATTAGCAGTAGCGAACGTTTATTCATTTAAGTCTGCCTAGGCTAATGCTGACAAGAATGAGGATTTTGTGAACACCCTTAGAACTTGTCCAATCCCTTTTTATATCGCTTAGCTATTATCTAAACTAAAATTAATCAATATTAAAAATTCAACTGTTAATTAACTAATCATTTTTTTGTTATAATAAAATAAAATACTTACAATAGTAACGTGCGCTTGAGTTTTTTGCCCTTTCGGCTAGATCAACTCTTATAAAGAAGAATAGATTTAACGGCTAACAGCTAGGATTGGACAAGGCAAAAGATCAACGCCTAAAAGTCATTTATTAATAATAGAGGTCAATATGTCATTTATTAATAGAGATACGCCTCACCTAACAGGAGTAGAGAATTCCTCTACTTTCACCAACTTAGAGCCATTAAAGCACAATGAATCCTGCCAATCCAATGGTAGACAATATGCTGTTGTCCATAGTGAAAGCGGATTGATAGGAAGCACACAGGATAAAAGCTTAAAAAGTTCTATCAATGAAATTCATCAATTTGTAAATCAAAATTTAGATACCTTAAATTCCGATCAATTGAAGCATCTGCAGAATGCGTTAGAAAATCAAATTTCCTCTTTAAATGGGCGAGCAGAGAAGCTAGTTAAAGAAAGCAAGGTTCTATCTAAAATGCCCCGCTTTTTACAAAATATCGCCAAAAAATTTGCCGATGTTGTCTTTAAAGGAATTGACTTTGTCAGAAATGAAGGCAATCAAAAGGTCGCGGAAGCAACCATACGCATGCTTGAAAAGCAATTGCCCATTCGAGAAACAACCGAAAGAAATATTCATAAAATAGCAGATCAAATAAAAGCCCAAGAAGGACATCCGCAGTCTACAGAAGTCGCAAAGGCTTTAGCAACGCTGCAAATGCGGCAAATTTCCACGCCGGAAAAACAAGCAGCCTTAACGACAGTGAAAACTGCACTGAGAGAGTCTTTAGAACAAATGAAAAACGGAAATTCAGAAGAAGCGGCAAAGGCCACTGCTTTATTAAAACAAACCTATCTCCTTTTTCACCAGGCTGGAAAAAATGATCCCGAACTAAAAGAAGTAGAGAAAAAAATTAATGAGAGTTTTTTGCAAGCGGCAAAAGACGCTTTTACTTCTTGCCAGCCGGAACAAGTGGATAAGCTAGCCAAACAATTGCGCAGTGTTTTAAATCCTTTTAAAGATCGAAGCTCGGATTTTTCGAATTCGGGCTTGGGAAGGCCATTAGAAGGGATTATTACCCAAAAGACCTGGGAGCGTTTTGATGATTTGAAACCGGCAGTTGTAAAACAAACAACTAATATTGCATTTGGAGAAGCTAGCTCGACGCCCCATGAAGTACGCAATGCCGTCTTCAATAATTATGGGCTCAGGCCCGATCCTGACTCGGTCAAATACCAGACAGATGGATCCGGTAAGGAATTGCCATTTGTCGCCTCTTTTTCTTTTAATGGAAAAGAGTATGATTTAAGGGAATCCGATCAGAAAGTCATTTTTAACCGAGAGCAAGGGATGTTATTTAATCAAGCAATGGGTGGCTCCCAAGTCAATTATGATCAAGTAAATGTCAAGACACTTAACTCAGGAGCCGTCCTAATGACACTTTGCGATGGATGCGGCCAATCGGGCGGCGCCCTTAGAGCAGCCAAAAGAGTCCTCGACTTATCCGAAGAAAACGCAGAACAAGATTTTAATGGCCTGGCAAATTCCCACTCTGTGACTTCAAAACAATTAGACCGCTTGCAGCAAGCTCAACGTAAACTGAGCCAAGAGAGCGAAGAGATAGAAGGAGATACAACGTTTGTTCAAGCGTATATTCAAGGAGGTGTGTTGAGTGGGGTGGCTGTGGGGGATGCGAAATTATTTGTCATGAGGCCAGATGCAGAAGGCAATTGGATGTGTATAGACCTTACAAAAGATGCAAGAGCGCTTAATGATGCAACAGACTCCGGAGGAAGATTTTGTGGAAACTCAAGAGGATCGCCCGAATTAGATACCGTCAGAGGCCTCAGCTTTCCCTTAGAAAAAGGAGATATCGTCATGGTATCGAGCGATGGAGTTGCGGACTGCTTCGATCCCCATACCCTCGAAGATGGATCAAAGGACATCGAGACTAACATGGCTTCGCTTGTCAAGGATTGCCGAAATTCCGAAGAAATGCAGCAGCGCATTGAAGGCCATCTTCAAAACGTTACTGTTGAGGAAAAACTCGTTTTCTTGACAAGCTCTAAAGGGAAAGTCCCTCATCAAAAGGGATGGGGAAAAATGGATAATGCGAATATGGGATTTTTTACTTATCAATAAGAAAGACATCTAAAAGTATAGCCTTTCAAAAGATGAAAGGCTATATCGTCATAAGATTTTAGTTAAGAAGACACCTTAATTGGCTGAAGAGGAACATCTTCAGTAGATTTCGTCACTGTCTCGCCTATCTCTTCGCGCCCTTGTTCGCCAATCAATGCGGCAAATTGCTTGCCCAACGAGCGGACAGCCAAGATCCAGAGGCCGATGACAATCATTAAAATGACAGCCACATAAGGGGCGCTTGCACTGACTGTGGCAAAGATCATCAGTAGGCCTTGGTGAATTAGAGATCCGCCAGACTTGCCCAGACGCGATCCGACACCATCTATGACTGCCTTTCCCTTCAATTTGCATTCATGACTTAAAGGAATAAAGGTCATCTCGCGGGTTGAATCAAAAACAGAGTACTTACACGCTTTGCTCATGCACACTTGAGCGGCTCCAAAAAAGACGGCTATCGCCAGAGGAGTAGTCCCCATTAAGCTCATGACAGGCTCTGATAGATCGTGACGGAACAGCATAAAGGCAAAAAAGCCGGCGCTTGTGATCAGCATAATGACAGGGGTAATTAAAGCCGTGCGAGTCCAGCCAAAGCGAGCGATCAATTGCGACATAAAGAGCGAGGTGAAGGTAGCAATGATCCCGACAGCCGATGTCATGGAATTCATATAGCGGCTATATTCAACAGTAGAGGAATAAAGCTGTCTTAACTGATCTTTCCAGACAATTTCTACCAAGTTAATGACAAGATTATAAGAGATCACTAAAGCGGCAATACAGAGCAAGTATTTAGAATTGGATAAATAAATCAAGCTTTCGCGCATAGACAGCTTTTTCTTAGGCCCTTTAACAGGTGCCTTCTCATCAGTATTGGAATCATGGAGGGCATTAAAGCTTTCGCCTACTAAGACATGCTTATTCATCCAGCGGAAAATCATCATGGTTACACAACCACACAGGATAATTGCCAAAACAAGAATGTTAAGCGTCTGCTCCCAGCTTTGATCATTGGTCAACAAATTGGCCACTACGCCTGCAATAATCCCGGCAAAGCTGGCCACGACCCCTAGCATGCTATAAAAACGGCGCGCTTCCTTAATGCGCGTGATTTCATTGGCGAATCCCCAGAATAAAACGGTCAAAACAATGCTTCCCCATAATTCGCAAACCACATAGAAGATTGTGAACGACCAATTGCGGAACATGGCGATCAGCCCTTTAAAGCCCGCAGGTAAAACCGTCTCCAAATAATCGGATAATTGATGCGGATGCAAAACATCGCGAAGAGGATAAAAAATATAAGTAAAAATGGCAAAGAAAAGCAAAAATCCAGAAATAATGATATAAAAGACTTTTTCTTGGCTGAAGCGGTTGGATAGCTTAGTAAATACCAACGTAATGAGGACGGCCATGGGCAGAAGAACCCAAACTTTGATAAACGGAATAACTTCAGCTCCCGAAGACTTTGCCGTGATAACCACAGCATCTTTAACGTTTCGTAGAATGCTATAATTGAAACAAATCAAAAATAGCATCAACATCATTGGAACAACTTTTTTGATTTCATGCCGGTAAATGGGCCAGAAAAAAGCTCTCATTTTACCGAATTCAGACTCAGGAATGGACATTTAAAATCCTTTGTATACCAAAAAGTATATCACAAATTCAAATAATTTTCAAATAATTAATAAAAAATAAAAAGCACTTTGACAATTAAAACATAATTATCAAAGCGCTTTAAATAATTATACTGCTTGCTTTTCTTTCAAAAGGGTATGTTCAGATAATACATCTACTGTAGGTCTAATAGGCGTAATGGTAGGTATCGCTGCCGAATTTGCATTGTTTTCCAATTGTGCAGTCAATTCATTAAACTGTTTTCCTAACAAGCGAATTGCCACTACCCAAACGACAAGGACTGCCAACAATACGACTGCAACATAAGGGGCGCTTGTCGAGAGAGTTGAGAAGAGAAGAAGTAAGCTCTGATGAACAACAGATCCGCCCGATTTACCCAATCGCGAACAAACGCCGTCGATAGCGGCTTTGCCGATTAACTTTGATTCGGGACTTAAAGGGACAAAAGCCATTTCTTTAGTCGCATCAAAAACAGAATATTTGGCTCCTCGGCTTAAGACGTTTTGGGCAGACCCAAAGAAAACAACCAGAGCCAGCGGAGTAAAGCCGAGCAAAGAGACAACCATATCGGGCGAAACCCTTTTCATAAAGAAGAAGGTAAAAAATCCTATGCTTGTCAGCAGCAAGACCATGGGTGTGAGCAGAGCTGTAAACGTCCATCCAAATTTGCGAATCGCATTGCCTGAGACGAATAGAGAGCTTAAGGTCGCCACAACTCCAATGATAGATACAATGTGATTCATGTAGAGGGTATAATCACTGGGATTGGGATAAAGTTCTCGCACTTGGTGCTTCCAAATGACTTCGGTCAAATTGATAATCAAATTATAAGAGATGACAACGGCTGCGATGCAGAGAAGATATTTAGAGTGCAAGAGATAAGAAAGGCTTTGCCTTAAAGATAATTTTCCCTGCACTTCGCCTTCCGTTTTAACAGAAGACGGATCATAATAGCGCCTATCTGTCAATACTTCAACGTTCATCCAGCGGAAGAGAGCGAGTGCAATTCCCCCTGCAATCAAAATAAGAGAAACCATTAAGATCAAAGATTGATGCCAAGGATCCTCGCCTAAGGGAAAACTCCCGCCTTGCCGCGTATAGTTGCAACAATAAACAGAGGCCTGCCCTGCAAAAATTCCTGAAAAATTCGCACCTACACCAAATAATCCATAAAAGCGCTTCGCTTCGCTAATCTTGGTGACTTGATTGGCAAATCCCCAAAATAACACAAATAAAACAGAGCTTCCCCATAGTTCGGACATGACGTAAAAAATCGTAAATGTCCAGTAGCGAAACATCGCTACAAAACCCTTAAATCCCATCGGAAGAAGAGTCTCTAATTTATCGGCTGTGGCATGAGGATGAATAAAATCCCGGATAGGATAAAGAACAAAAGTAAATACAAAGAAATAAGCTAAAAAGATTGAAATAATAATGTAGAAGACTTTTTCTCTTGGCAAACGATTGGAAAGCCAAGTAAACAGAAGCGTCATTAAAATAGCGCCGGGAAACATTGCCCATACTTTGACAAAGGGAATAACCTCGGCTCCAGATGACTTAGCTGTAATAAGAAGAGAATCTTTTAAAGTTCTTAGAACGTTGTAATCAAAGGAAATAAAGAAAAAAATAAACAACATTGGGATGAGTTTTTTAAGCTCATAGTGATGAACGGGCCATAAATAGCTCCGCCACGGACTAAATTCAGGGGACGCCGTTGGTGTCTCTGACATGTCAACCTTTCCCTATATTAAGATCGGTAAACTTTTTATCATTTATCTCTATCCCTTGATAGCTTTTAGAAGCACCTTAGTTAAAAATAACGTAAAGCAAGCGGAGAACAATGAGGGAAGCCAAGAGAAGCAGAGTCGAATTTTAAGGTGATTCATATCATTCAACTTACGCAAGCCTCGAAAAATTGAGAGTCTTTTAATAATCATTTAAAAAACCTTAGAAGCTAATAGGTATAAGCTTTTGCTTCTATTTAATCAAGATCTTTCTCAAAATCTTTTAAGAATGGATTAGGTTCTTTTTAAGTTTAAAAAATTATAATACACCCCCTATTAATTTTACAATAACTTTATTGTTTCTTTGCCTTTTTATAACTATTTATTTCTAGTCCTTGAACGCTGTATGAAAAATTCCATTTAATCTATATGTGAGATTTCTTCTAAGGCACATCTTCAGTTAGGAAGGGGCTCTTATTTAGTTGTCTTTGCAGTCGCTTGTTTATCTGTTAACGCCTCAACTCCCGGTAACTTACCAAATTCAATGTACTCCAAGGACGCTCCTCCTCCCGTAGAAATATGACTCATCCGATCAGCTACTCCCGCCTGTTCAACAGCAGCAACCGAATCTCCACCTCCGACAATGGTTGTTGCCGATAAATTGGCCATTGCCTTGGCTATTTCTTGCGTTCCTTTAGCAAAAGGCGGACATTCGAATATACCCAAAGGGCCGTTCCAAAAAATTGTTGCTGCTTTGTTTAATTCGCTTATATAACGCTGAATTGTTTCAGGACCTATATCGACTCCCTGATATCCCTCCGGAATGCCCTCTTGGACTCGTACAATTCTCGTCTCAGCCTGAGGATCAATTTGGCGCGCAATAACCACATCGGTGGGAAGCAAAATGCGGCAGCGCGATTGCGTATCGACTTCTAATAGCTCGCGGGCAACATTAATAAAATCCTCTTCGTAAAGCGAATCTCCAATGGGAATATTTTCTGATTTAAAAAAGGTATAGGCCATGGCTCCCCCGATTAAAAGGACGTCGGCCTTCTGAATGAACGCTTCAATTACTTTGAATTTGGTAGAAATTTTAGCTCCGCCCAGAACGGCGCAAAATGGCCTGCGAGGATTCAGCAGAGTGGATCCTAGATAGGCTATCTCCTTCTCCATTAAAAAACCGGCAGCTGCTCGCCCGGGAAAGAATTGTGCGATAGTTGTGGTAGAGGCATGCGCTCGATGAGCACTTCCAAAAGCATCATTTACATATACCTCTCCCAGTTCCGATAAAGCGCTGGCAAAGGTCGGTTCTTCCTCTGGCTTTTCTTCGCCTTTATGAAAACGCAAATTCTCTAATAAAAGCACATCGCCCGGTTGAAGATCATGCGCCATCTTTTCAACTGTTGGACCACAGCAATCAGGGGCCATTTGGACCGGCCGCTTTAGAAGCTCTGATAAGCGTTTCGCACAAGGAGCTAGCGAAAACTGTGGATCAGGCTTGCCCTTCGGACGGCCTAAATGACTCATTAAAATAGCCGATCCACCTTGGTTCAAAACATATTGAATCGTTGGTAAGGATGCCCGAATCCGCGTATCATCTGTAATAGTCCCATTTTCCAAAGGCACATTAAAATCTACGCGAATCAATACCTTTTTGCCTGCTAAATCTAAATCTTTGATGGAAAGCTTTTGCGCCATGCTTGACCCTCGGATGTTAAAGGAGAGCTGCTCCAAGCCTTTCAGGATTGCTAAAAGTCAGCTCAAAACCTTTATGAAATGAAAGGAAGTCTCATTCATAACTCAACGCTTCAAGCCTGTCAAGTTTTATCATTTTTTTTGTTAACTTCTTATTCTTAGGCTTTTAATCCAAAATTTAAGATCCAAATCTTTGGTTGTAAACCACCTAAAATTTTAAAATTTCTTCAACTTTAAGGGGACGCCCGCGCTTAATGACCTTGATTTGCGTCCTTCAGCCTTAGCCCATTAGCCATTCGCTCATAGTCTCTAAATAGAGATTTCTTTTACAAGCAATGATAAAATACCTATCATTATCAGTGAAAGCTCTCTAATGACTACAAAGCGCTTTCTCATTCATTTTATTAATCAAATAATCTTAAACGTGGTCTTATGCGGCTATGCTAGATATTCATAAATTAAGGCAAGACTATCAATTGCGTTCCTTGGATTTACCCGACCTTGATCCTGATCCCATTAAGCAATTTGAACAATGGTTTCAGGAGGCTTTACACGCCCATGTACTGGAACCCAATGCCATGACTCTGGCCACAGCCTCTCTTCAAGCCGCTCCTTCTTGCCGTACAATGCTGCTAAAAGCCATTGATACGGGTTTTATTTTTTTTACAAATTATGAAAGCCGAAAAGGAAGGGAGCTTGATGAAAATCCCCAAGCCAGCCTAGGCTTTCTTTGGAAAGAATTGGAAAGGCAAGTCATCATTGAAGGATGCGCCGAAAAGCTTTCCCGCCAAGAATCCGAAAGGTATTTCCTTTCTCGTCCTCGTGGCAGCCAGCTAGGCGCTTGGGCTTCCCATCAAAGCCAGGTTATTCCTTCCCGCTCTGCTTTAGAAGAAGCCTTTGAACATGTAAACAAGGAATATGAAGGCAAAATCATTCCTCTTCCTCCCTACTGGGGCGGCTATCGCCTATTGCCAAAACGTTTTGAATTTTGGCAAGGCCGCCACAATCGCTTGCATGATCGCCTGAGCTACAAACTTATCAATCAAATTTGGACAATTGAACGACTGGCCCCTTAGGCGTATTCCTAAATTGCCAAAGGCTTAGAGAGGCATTAAAACTACTACTAACCTAGATTCAAGTTCTTTTCACTAAGAAGCGATAGGAGAAAGCGGGCAATATTCACCCGCTATTGTCCGCTTTCTTGTCTCCTTTTCAATTTCCCATTTATTAACCCGCGTTTGGAGGTTTTTTCCCCTTTCGACTGACGCAAAAGCGCTTGCCATTTGTTCATCTCCGCGGCTTTGACGCAGTCGAAAGAGCAAAAAAAACTCCAAACTCAAGTTATTACTAAAAATCAATTAAATTAATAAAATATTAACAAAAATTAAATAAAATAAAAGGTGAATAGATAGATTATAATACAAAACAATAATTAACATGATTACTCCTTCTTTTAATTCAAAACCCGAGAAAGAAGACTCTCTCCCTGTTTCAGGAAAGAAGAATCAATATCAGGCTAAAGCGAAAGAAAGGCTTTATTATTTAAATAAAATTAAGCATCTCTTCAGCGATTCATTACGGAATTCGAGTGTTAGTCATTCCTGGATGGGGCAATCGGGAGGTTTAGAACCCGAACTAGATGCTTCGCTTTTCTTGCCTGCGAAGGAGTCCCCTATTCTCCTGACTGGAAATGTGCCACCGGTTCAAGATCTCATTTCAAACATGCAGTCCAAAATAAGCGCGCATGTTCAATTCATGCTAGAGACAGTCCGCACTAGCCAGCTGGCCAAGCGATTAAATGCAGCTCATGAGCTTGATCCGGCTTTCCTTTGCTCCGATGAAGAAGAAAAAGCGTTGAATCCTCTTCTTGATCAGGAATTGCAAAAAGCAGAGCCATTTGATCTTGCCGCTTTTTTAATCGGCCCACAGGCAGCGTCGAAGGAAGCGGCGGCGGCAAATGAGTTAATTCTCGACCAAGCGATTTCCTTTATCCAGAATCAAGTGAGGGAACTGAGGCAAAAAGACAACCTTCCTCCCGAGAAAGCCTATAAAAAACTGATTGGAATGCTCGATAAATATGACGACCATGCGAATGCGCAACATGCCCTTCAAGCCGATTTTGTTCCTCAAAGCACGTTTGTTTTGCGCTCAGCCCTTTTGCTTGCTAGCCAGCAAGAAGGCGTGAATCTTCAATCTTGGATGGTATATACCAAAAGCGGCAAGCCAGACTATAAACACTTATGGCCTTTTTTGGATAACTGGAAAAACTGGGTTCCCGAGGCTCAAGCCGCCATGGCCAAATTCTCTGAAATCACTCTTATTAAAGCTAAGCGCATGGCTGAAGTAAGTTTGGAAAGTAAAGTGATCTTATTGAAAGGCGGCTTCGGAGCAGGGAAAACCCGTTTGGCTAGTCAATTGATGGGAAAAAAAGCCGGAGGAGTAATCGCTCCCGATCTAGGCAAACGGGTTGTCAGACGGGCCATGGAAACCGTGCCCCATGCCTCTGCTCACATTCAAGGCTCCCAGCTTGCCTATAAACTTTTTGACGAAATGATTGCTAAGCAGCAAGGCACAATCGTTTATGATTCTTCGCTAAGCCGAGCAGACGATGTCAAGAATTACCTGCAAAAATGCAAGGAAGCCGGCAAGAAAATGGTCATCTATGACGTCTGCCGGCACGACATGGCGCGGGTCCTTTCCGTCTTGAAGAGAGACGTAGGAGGGGACGATCCGCGCATTCCGCCAGATTTTATCATCCGGTCTGCGATTCAAGATAAACTCAATCGCGTTGAATGCATGAGAACCATTTTAGAAGACAAGACTAAAGAGGCAGCTCTTCAGCCCGAATATCACTTTATAGGCGGCGATAAAGAGGGATGGGATACGCAAGAAGTCCTCATCTTAAGCTCCAATGGAGATATTCAGCTTAAACAGCCAGAGGCTAAGGACAGGCTTCTCCTAGAAGGCATTAAGCTAGAAGATAATAAACTGACTTTTTTGTCGAACGAAGAAGAACTGGCTAACTATTTTCAAAGCCAATTTGAGCAACCCGTCAAAGAAGTCATGCAGCAGCTCTCCCTGATAGAACAAGCTGCTCTTTTTACTGAGTTTCAAAGACGCAAGCTTCCTTTAAAGACCGGAGACATTTCGGACGCAACTAGTTTTTACGAAGCACTTCCGGCCTCCATTCAAGCGGTCTTGCCTCAAAAAGCAGTGGAAGAAGCCTTTAGTTCTTTGACAAAAGAGAAGAGAGAAGCTTTTTTCAAATCGCTTAAGACAACTCCTGCTCTCTCTTACTTAGATCTTCCTTTACGAGCCGCTTTAATTATCCATCATAATTTGCAAAGAGATCCGTGGAAATAACTCTTTCAATTCGTTAAAGATTCTGCCTTCTCCTGTTTTGATCCCCCATCCTTTCAGCCTAATTTGATAATACCCCTTCTTCATACTTTCTTCCCCAAATGGATCTTCTCGTTCATAGAGGGGCTGCAAGAGATACAAATAGGAAGCACTTTTAAGCAATGGCAGCGCTGTTTGATCAACTTTTTCGATCTTGGGCTTATTTGCCAGCTCTGAAAAAAGAATGCGGATATAGCCGAATTGCTTCACGCACTCTGCTTCTTCATCCACTGGAGGATAATGAAGCAAAGGAGAGTTTATTTTAATTTGTTTGGGAACTTCATCTAGAATGCTTTGCAGTTCTTTAGAAAAGCTTGGATAGGTAGCAAAAAATAAAATATTCATGGACAACCTGTTACGTCTATTGAGAGTGAAGTGATTACATAGCTGTTTCTTTAATTCAAAACGGGCATTTCAAGCCTGCCCATTTTGAATTAAAAGCTTATTACGTAAGGAAATAGCGAGAAAGCAAATTAGCTATTCCAGGATAAATTCCACAAATGCAGTCCCTTAGTATAAGAAAGCACATGCGACTCCGGATTCTCGCCGGCTTTTTCTCTCAAACTAGAGTGGAAGGGATAAAAATAAGCAGGGGGCAGGACCAAGGTATGATGGGTTTGCCTTCTCTTATCTTCCCGTAGACCATCTTTTACGCAATTGGTTAAAAGACCGGGCCCGGTACGCCAAATAATCGCCCACGGATGCTCGTTTGCTTTGTGCGGTCTTAAATTTTCTAAGCATCTTT comes from Candidatus Protochlamydia phocaeensis and encodes:
- a CDS encoding Npt1/Npt2 family nucleotide transporter produces the protein MLITSTVFFGAAQVCMNKAYKYSVFDSTREMTFIPLSHECKLKRMAVIDGV
- a CDS encoding NTP/NDP exchange transporter, with the translated sequence MSIPESEFGKMRAFFWPIYRHEIKKVVPMMLMLFLICFNYSILRNVKDAVVITAKSSGAEVIPFIKVWVLLPMAVLITLVFTKLSNRFSQEKVFYIIISGFLLFFAIFTYIFYPLRDVLHPHQLSDYLETVLPAGFKGLIAMFRNWSFTIFYVVCELWGSIVLTVLFWGFANEITRIKEARRFYSMLGVVASFAGIIAGVVANLLTNDQSWEQTLNILVLAIILCGCVTMMIFRWMNKHVLVGESFNALHDSNTDEKAPVKGPKKKLSMRESLIYLSNSKYLLCIAALVISYNLVINLVEIVWKDQLRQLYSSTVEYSRYMNSMTSAVGIIATFTSLFMSQLIARFGWTRTALITPVIMLITSAGFFAFMLFRHDLSEPVMSLMGTTPLAIAVFFGAAQVCMSKACKYSVFDSTREMTFIPLSHECKLKGKAVIDGVGSRLGKSGGSLIHQGLLMIFATVSASAPYVAVILMIVIGLWILAVRSLGKQFAALIGEQGREEIGETVTKSTEDVPLQPIKVSS
- a CDS encoding NTP/NDP exchange transporter; the protein is MSETPTASPEFSPWRSYLWPVHHYELKKLIPMLFIFFFISFDYNVLRTLKDSLLITAKSSGAEVIPFVKVWAMFPGAILMTLLFTWLSNRLPREKVFYIIISIFLAYFFVFTFVLYPIRDFIHPHATADKLETLLPMGFKGFVAMFRYWTFTIFYVMSELWGSSVLFVLFWGFANQVTKISEAKRFYGLFGVGANFSGIFAGQASVYCCNYTRQGGSFPLGEDPWHQSLILMVSLILIAGGIALALFRWMNVEVLTDRRYYDPSSVKTEGEVQGKLSLRQSLSYLLHSKYLLCIAAVVISYNLIINLTEVIWKHQVRELYPNPSDYTLYMNHIVSIIGVVATLSSLFVSGNAIRKFGWTFTALLTPMVLLLTSIGFFTFFFMKRVSPDMVVSLLGFTPLALVVFFGSAQNVLSRGAKYSVFDATKEMAFVPLSPESKLIGKAAIDGVCSRLGKSGGSVVHQSLLLLFSTLSTSAPYVAVVLLAVLVVWVVAIRLLGKQFNELTAQLENNANSAAIPTITPIRPTVDVLSEHTLLKEKQAV
- a CDS encoding phosphoglycerate kinase, encoding MAQKLSIKDLDLAGKKVLIRVDFNVPLENGTITDDTRIRASLPTIQYVLNQGGSAILMSHLGRPKGKPDPQFSLAPCAKRLSELLKRPVQMAPDCCGPTVEKMAHDLQPGDVLLLENLRFHKGEEKPEEEPTFASALSELGEVYVNDAFGSAHRAHASTTTIAQFFPGRAAAGFLMEKEIAYLGSTLLNPRRPFCAVLGGAKISTKFKVIEAFIQKADVLLIGGAMAYTFFKSENIPIGDSLYEEDFINVARELLEVDTQSRCRILLPTDVVIARQIDPQAETRIVRVQEGIPEGYQGVDIGPETIQRYISELNKAATIFWNGPLGIFECPPFAKGTQEIAKAMANLSATTIVGGGDSVAAVEQAGVADRMSHISTGGGASLEYIEFGKLPGVEALTDKQATAKTTK
- the pdxH gene encoding pyridoxamine 5'-phosphate oxidase; this encodes MLDIHKLRQDYQLRSLDLPDLDPDPIKQFEQWFQEALHAHVLEPNAMTLATASLQAAPSCRTMLLKAIDTGFIFFTNYESRKGRELDENPQASLGFLWKELERQVIIEGCAEKLSRQESERYFLSRPRGSQLGAWASHQSQVIPSRSALEEAFEHVNKEYEGKIIPLPPYWGGYRLLPKRFEFWQGRHNRLHDRLSYKLINQIWTIERLAP
- a CDS encoding zeta toxin family protein — protein: MITPSFNSKPEKEDSLPVSGKKNQYQAKAKERLYYLNKIKHLFSDSLRNSSVSHSWMGQSGGLEPELDASLFLPAKESPILLTGNVPPVQDLISNMQSKISAHVQFMLETVRTSQLAKRLNAAHELDPAFLCSDEEEKALNPLLDQELQKAEPFDLAAFLIGPQAASKEAAAANELILDQAISFIQNQVRELRQKDNLPPEKAYKKLIGMLDKYDDHANAQHALQADFVPQSTFVLRSALLLASQQEGVNLQSWMVYTKSGKPDYKHLWPFLDNWKNWVPEAQAAMAKFSEITLIKAKRMAEVSLESKVILLKGGFGAGKTRLASQLMGKKAGGVIAPDLGKRVVRRAMETVPHASAHIQGSQLAYKLFDEMIAKQQGTIVYDSSLSRADDVKNYLQKCKEAGKKMVIYDVCRHDMARVLSVLKRDVGGDDPRIPPDFIIRSAIQDKLNRVECMRTILEDKTKEAALQPEYHFIGGDKEGWDTQEVLILSSNGDIQLKQPEAKDRLLLEGIKLEDNKLTFLSNEEELANYFQSQFEQPVKEVMQQLSLIEQAALFTEFQRRKLPLKTGDISDATSFYEALPASIQAVLPQKAVEEAFSSLTKEKREAFFKSLKTTPALSYLDLPLRAALIIHHNLQRDPWK